In Nitrosococcus oceani ATCC 19707, the following proteins share a genomic window:
- a CDS encoding glycosyltransferase, with protein MIHVLSIVHYPVFGGPHNRNMRLAPVLVEKGVRTTVLLPDEPGNAAERLRNGGVEVVQLPLQRIRATSNLGTHLQFFINLPAQVRAIRELIKRLQIDVVQLNGLVNPHGAIAARGVGIPVVWQILDTYPPMLLRRLMGPLLQRYADVVMCTGKRVAAEHPGATKRPNQLVHFFPPVDLNCFTPNPAVRKQARMNLGIADTSLVIGTVGNINLQKGHDNFIRAAAHLKAKVPDARFAILGAMNENHRSYTEGLWALADQLGLQVGRDLFAFDPTGRVHELVQAMDVFWMTPRPRSEGIPTAMEEAMALALPVVSFDVGSIGELIEHGRTGYLVHDQDPKAVAEYTFDRLLERQVRTVMGNRGRQFVEEHASLEACANRHMKAYSLALRLGPDEAAAPIVKSPEESSSET; from the coding sequence ATGATTCATGTGCTTAGTATTGTTCATTATCCGGTCTTTGGGGGACCACATAACCGCAACATGCGTCTTGCGCCTGTTCTCGTGGAGAAAGGTGTGCGGACGACGGTGCTGTTGCCGGATGAGCCGGGTAATGCTGCCGAGCGGTTGCGCAATGGGGGCGTCGAAGTGGTGCAGCTACCACTGCAGCGAATTCGAGCGACTTCGAATCTGGGTACGCATCTTCAATTCTTTATAAACTTACCAGCTCAAGTGCGTGCTATCCGCGAACTTATCAAGCGTCTGCAGATCGATGTTGTCCAGCTTAATGGATTGGTAAATCCGCACGGCGCCATTGCCGCACGCGGCGTCGGTATTCCGGTCGTGTGGCAGATTCTCGATACCTATCCGCCTATGCTCCTGCGGCGCTTGATGGGGCCGTTATTGCAGCGCTACGCGGATGTAGTGATGTGCACTGGCAAGCGGGTCGCAGCGGAACATCCTGGTGCTACGAAACGGCCGAATCAGTTAGTGCATTTTTTCCCTCCCGTCGATCTGAACTGCTTCACGCCTAATCCAGCCGTTCGGAAGCAGGCGCGAATGAATCTGGGGATAGCCGATACTTCTTTGGTAATTGGCACTGTGGGCAATATCAATCTCCAGAAGGGACACGATAACTTCATCCGGGCGGCTGCCCATTTAAAGGCTAAAGTTCCTGATGCGCGTTTCGCAATCCTTGGCGCCATGAACGAAAATCATCGCAGCTATACCGAGGGGCTATGGGCGCTTGCGGATCAACTTGGGTTGCAGGTTGGTCGTGATTTGTTTGCCTTCGACCCGACCGGGCGCGTGCATGAGTTGGTGCAGGCCATGGATGTATTTTGGATGACGCCACGGCCGCGCTCGGAAGGTATTCCAACCGCCATGGAAGAGGCGATGGCACTTGCGTTGCCGGTCGTGAGTTTCGATGTGGGCTCGATCGGAGAGTTAATTGAGCATGGCCGCACAGGCTATTTGGTGCATGACCAAGATCCAAAGGCGGTTGCTGAGTATACCTTCGACCGCTTGCTTGAGCGACAGGTTCGTACCGTGATGGGTAACCGAGGGCGCCAATTCGTTGAGGAACATGCCTCTCTTGAAGCCTGCGCGAATCGGCATATGAAGGCCTATAGCCTTGCACTACGTCTTGGCCCGGACGAGGCTGCAGCGCCTATTGTTAAATCCCCGGAGGAATCATCATCAGAAACTTGA
- a CDS encoding FkbM family methyltransferase, whose translation MIEKSWKLAGLMSRGDSRWLGALRYGVAAGVEHVRALKSLGEMGTVVDIGANRGQFALAARHCFPGARIVSFEPLPGPAEKFRRVLAGDSRLVLHQVAIGPARGEETIHISAADDSSSLLPITGMQRSLFPGTGEVGTAVVQVAPLSEFLPAEEIEPPALLKLDVQGYELEALKGCEALLSRFSTVYAECSFAELYEGQALTDEVIAWLRDRGFRLSGVYHMSYDGKGRAIQADFLFTRTAVYGVSLD comes from the coding sequence TTGATAGAAAAAAGTTGGAAGCTAGCCGGCTTGATGTCCCGGGGCGATAGCCGCTGGCTGGGTGCGCTACGATACGGGGTGGCCGCCGGCGTCGAGCATGTCCGGGCGCTGAAGAGCCTGGGCGAGATGGGTACAGTGGTGGATATCGGCGCCAACCGGGGACAGTTCGCTTTGGCGGCACGGCATTGCTTCCCCGGTGCGCGGATTGTTTCCTTTGAACCGTTGCCGGGGCCAGCGGAAAAATTCCGGCGGGTATTGGCGGGCGATTCACGGCTTGTGCTGCATCAAGTAGCCATCGGGCCGGCGCGGGGGGAGGAAACCATCCATATTTCCGCGGCCGATGATTCCTCCTCCCTGCTGCCCATTACCGGGATGCAGCGGTCGCTGTTTCCCGGTACGGGAGAAGTCGGGACAGCGGTCGTGCAGGTAGCGCCTCTATCGGAGTTTCTGCCCGCCGAAGAAATTGAACCACCGGCGCTGCTGAAGTTGGACGTACAGGGCTATGAGTTGGAAGCATTGAAGGGCTGCGAAGCATTGCTGAGCCGTTTTAGCACCGTGTATGCCGAATGTTCTTTCGCCGAGTTGTACGAGGGTCAGGCTTTGACCGATGAAGTCATTGCCTGGCTGCGCGATCGGGGCTTTCGTCTCTCAGGCGTGTACCACATGAGTTATGATGGCAAGGGTAGGGCGATTCAAGCTGATTTTCTATTCACCCGTACGGCGGTATATGGCGTTTCCCTTGATTAG
- a CDS encoding RNA-guided endonuclease InsQ/TnpB family protein, whose amino-acid sequence MFVAGKIRGIMSAARQCWKHYLATCHRPNSVSIEAMTEPDSSKIQRSYKFRFYPTSVQRQQLAIEFGHARWVWNTCLTWRGHQYRVHDKCVSGVDFSRQLTFLKKLGAYGWLGEATRDCLMQKLRDQDTAFRNFFAGRAKHPKFKKRAHTQSIRYCFDHRHRGKIKAWMAGQLVLPKLGALKLKWSRRPQGIPKMVTVTQDGAGRYFISFMCEETIQPLPRKPNGIGVDLGVKDIVVTSEGWKSGNPRHLRTYRRLLTKTQRRLSRKVRGSDRWRRQRVRVAKAHARVSNTRQDWLHKLSTALIRQAGFIAMEDLNVRGMMANRRLSKALGDVGMHELKRQLEYKAKWYGREFVQVDRWAPTSKTCSACGTVQKAMPLNVREWTCPDCKSVHDRDINAARNILRLTTVGRTGSDARGGVYQPEVAYGC is encoded by the coding sequence ATGTTTGTGGCGGGCAAAATTCGCGGTATAATGAGCGCGGCTAGACAGTGTTGGAAGCACTACCTAGCCACTTGCCACAGACCCAATAGCGTAAGTATTGAGGCCATGACCGAGCCGGATTCTAGCAAAATACAGCGAAGCTACAAGTTTCGCTTCTACCCCACCAGCGTCCAGCGCCAGCAATTGGCGATTGAGTTTGGCCATGCCCGCTGGGTGTGGAATACCTGTCTGACCTGGCGGGGCCATCAATACAGGGTTCACGACAAATGCGTTAGCGGTGTTGATTTTAGCCGCCAGCTCACGTTTCTAAAAAAGCTAGGGGCTTACGGTTGGCTGGGCGAGGCGACCCGCGATTGCCTCATGCAAAAGCTCCGCGACCAGGACACGGCCTTCAGGAACTTCTTTGCGGGTCGGGCCAAGCATCCAAAGTTCAAAAAAAGGGCGCATACCCAAAGCATCCGCTACTGCTTCGATCATCGCCACAGGGGCAAGATAAAAGCGTGGATGGCGGGGCAATTGGTTCTGCCCAAGCTCGGGGCGCTCAAGCTCAAGTGGTCCCGCAGGCCCCAGGGCATCCCCAAGATGGTGACGGTCACCCAGGACGGTGCGGGTCGTTATTTTATCTCCTTCATGTGCGAAGAGACGATCCAGCCGCTGCCGCGAAAGCCAAACGGTATCGGCGTGGATCTCGGCGTGAAGGATATTGTCGTGACTTCCGAGGGTTGGAAGTCCGGTAATCCTCGCCACCTACGCACTTATCGGCGTCTACTCACCAAAACTCAGCGTCGGCTCTCTCGCAAAGTCAGAGGTAGTGATCGTTGGCGCCGCCAGCGAGTAAGGGTCGCCAAGGCCCACGCCAGGGTGAGCAATACCCGTCAGGATTGGCTGCATAAGCTCAGCACGGCACTGATTCGCCAGGCTGGTTTCATCGCCATGGAAGATTTGAACGTCAGGGGCATGATGGCCAATAGACGGCTATCCAAGGCATTGGGCGATGTGGGCATGCACGAACTTAAACGCCAATTGGAATACAAGGCTAAGTGGTATGGCCGAGAGTTTGTGCAAGTGGATAGGTGGGCGCCCACCAGTAAAACGTGCTCGGCGTGTGGCACAGTGCAAAAAGCCATGCCGCTCAATGTTCGCGAGTGGACTTGCCCGGACTGTAAGTCAGTCCACGACCGCGATATTAACGCGGCCCGGAATATTTTAAGGTTAACTACGGTTGGGAGGACCGGAAGTGATGCGCGTGGAGGAGTATACCAACCGGAGGTGGCTTATGGCTGCTAA
- a CDS encoding type II toxin-antitoxin system VapB family antitoxin, whose translation MRTNIDLDDKLLEAAFRCVSVKSKKELVHLALKEFVEHHQRKDLRELRGRASIRSDYDYKALREYKDDT comes from the coding sequence ATGCGGACCAATATTGATTTGGATGACAAGTTGCTGGAGGCAGCCTTTCGCTGTGTCTCCGTGAAGAGCAAGAAAGAACTGGTGCATCTGGCGCTAAAGGAATTTGTCGAGCATCATCAGCGTAAAGACCTGCGGGAGCTGCGAGGGCGGGCCAGTATCCGGTCGGATTATGATTACAAGGCGTTGCGGGAATACAAGGACGATACGTGA
- the vapC gene encoding type II toxin-antitoxin system VapC family toxin, with amino-acid sequence MDTSVWIDFLRDRDTPGTQALNRILDRDYPFGITGIIYQEILQGADSPKSLRVLVDYFATQRFYHPLDKVDTYRRAAEIYGHCRRNGVTIRSTVDCLIAQIALEHNLFLLHSDRDFQLMKGCVPELREWLND; translated from the coding sequence GTGGATACGTCAGTCTGGATCGATTTTCTGCGTGACCGCGATACACCTGGAACCCAGGCCCTAAATAGGATTCTGGATCGGGATTATCCCTTCGGCATCACGGGCATTATTTACCAGGAGATACTCCAGGGGGCGGATTCGCCGAAAAGCTTGCGCGTGTTGGTGGATTATTTCGCAACGCAGCGATTTTATCATCCGTTGGATAAGGTTGATACGTATAGGCGTGCCGCAGAGATATATGGGCACTGTCGGCGCAATGGAGTGACGATACGTAGTACGGTTGATTGCCTGATCGCGCAAATCGCCCTGGAGCATAATTTGTTTCTGTTGCATAGCGATCGGGATTTTCAATTGATGAAAGGCTGCGTCCCTGAATTACGCGAATGGTTGAATGATTAA
- the gmd gene encoding GDP-mannose 4,6-dehydratase, whose amino-acid sequence MMKKALITGVTGQDGVYLVEFLLKKGYEVHGIKRRASLFNTDRIDHLYQDPHESERRFILHYGDLTDATNLIRVIQEVQPDEIYNLAAQSHVAVSFETPEYTANADALGTLRLLEAIRILGLEEKVRFYQASTSELYGKVQSVPQNEQTPFYPRSPYAAAKLYAYWITVNYREAYGMYACNGILFNHESPVRGETFITRKITRGLVRITLGLQSCLHVGNLEARRDWGHARDYVKAQWLMLQQSTPDDYVIATGEQHSVREFIEQAAQVLGLSLDWQGQGEEEIAVVRAVAGQAMECGHIQPGDVLIRIDRRYFRPTEVEALLGDASKARRELGWAPQTAFDDLVREMVMEDLKYAKRDVLCRQEGYRTFDYYE is encoded by the coding sequence ATCATGAAAAAAGCATTAATTACCGGCGTTACCGGCCAGGATGGAGTGTACCTGGTCGAGTTTTTACTGAAAAAAGGCTATGAAGTCCATGGCATTAAGCGCCGGGCTTCCCTGTTTAATACCGATCGTATTGATCATCTCTACCAAGATCCCCATGAATCCGAGCGGCGTTTTATTTTGCACTATGGGGATTTAACGGACGCCACCAATCTTATCCGGGTTATCCAGGAAGTGCAGCCGGATGAAATTTACAATCTGGCGGCCCAAAGCCACGTGGCGGTTTCCTTTGAAACGCCTGAATACACGGCGAATGCCGATGCTCTGGGGACGCTGCGGTTGCTGGAGGCGATTCGCATTTTAGGGTTGGAGGAGAAGGTGCGTTTTTATCAAGCGTCTACTTCCGAACTTTATGGCAAGGTGCAGTCCGTGCCGCAGAATGAGCAAACGCCTTTTTATCCCCGTTCGCCTTATGCCGCGGCCAAGCTCTATGCTTATTGGATCACGGTGAATTACCGGGAAGCCTATGGCATGTATGCCTGCAATGGAATCCTCTTTAATCATGAATCGCCGGTTCGGGGCGAGACCTTTATCACCCGCAAGATTACCCGGGGGCTGGTGCGGATTACTTTGGGCCTGCAGAGTTGCCTGCATGTGGGGAATCTGGAAGCGCGGCGGGACTGGGGCCATGCCCGGGACTATGTGAAAGCCCAGTGGCTGATGCTGCAACAGTCAACGCCGGATGATTATGTGATTGCCACTGGCGAGCAACACTCCGTGCGGGAATTTATCGAACAGGCGGCCCAGGTGCTCGGGCTTTCCTTGGATTGGCAAGGCCAGGGGGAAGAAGAAATCGCCGTGGTGAGGGCGGTTGCCGGACAAGCCATGGAATGCGGCCATATTCAACCTGGTGATGTGCTCATTCGTATTGATCGCCGTTATTTTCGCCCTACCGAGGTGGAAGCGCTGTTAGGCGATGCCAGCAAGGCCCGTCGGGAGCTAGGCTGGGCGCCGCAAACCGCCTTTGATGATCTGGTGCGGGAGATGGTCATGGAAGACTTGAAGTACGCCAAGCGGGATGTGCTTTGCCGTCAGGAAGGATATCGGACCTTTGATTATTATGAGTGA
- a CDS encoding glycosyltransferase WbuB has translation MRILIYGINFAPELTGIGKYSGEMAAWLAGRGHEVRVVTAPPYYPEWRVREGYSSWRYGRESFALPAGGGFSGWRCPLWVPRSPSGLTRLLHLATFMLTSAPVMLRYLLWRPHVVVLIAPTLFCAPVAWTVARLAGGAAWLHLQDFELDAAVGLNLLRHGWLRGAARIFERQWLLAFDRVSSISHRMLSHLGDKGVAETRCVLFPNWVDTRALYPLPGVSAYRAELGIAPETVVALYSGNMGEKQGLELLVEAARRLRNRSEIVFVLAGAGVARARLEVQGKDLPNLRWLPLQPAERLNEWLNLADIHLLPQRADAADLVMPSKLTGMLASGRPVVATARLETQIGQVVAGCGQLVAPGDVEGLAEAIYQMARNPGRRLKLGQQARRYAVEHCDYERVMLDFEKNLGSLL, from the coding sequence ATGCGTATCTTGATTTACGGTATTAACTTTGCTCCGGAATTGACCGGTATCGGCAAGTATAGTGGGGAGATGGCGGCGTGGCTGGCAGGCCGCGGGCATGAAGTCCGGGTAGTGACGGCTCCTCCCTATTATCCGGAATGGCGCGTTAGGGAGGGTTATTCCAGTTGGCGTTATGGCCGTGAAAGCTTTGCCCTTCCAGCCGGCGGTGGTTTCAGCGGCTGGCGCTGCCCCCTTTGGGTACCCCGTTCTCCTTCCGGCCTAACCCGGTTATTGCATCTAGCCACTTTTATGTTAACCAGCGCGCCTGTTATGTTGCGCTATCTCCTATGGCGTCCCCATGTGGTCGTGCTGATTGCGCCCACGCTTTTTTGCGCTCCCGTGGCCTGGACCGTGGCGCGGCTCGCGGGAGGGGCGGCCTGGCTGCATCTTCAGGATTTTGAACTGGATGCCGCGGTGGGGCTTAACCTATTGCGTCATGGCTGGTTGCGTGGAGCCGCCAGAATTTTTGAACGGCAGTGGCTGTTGGCTTTTGATCGGGTTTCCAGTATCTCCCATCGGATGCTCTCCCATCTGGGGGACAAAGGGGTGGCCGAAACGCGATGCGTGCTTTTTCCTAATTGGGTGGATACTCGAGCGCTTTATCCTCTACCGGGAGTGAGTGCCTATCGGGCCGAGTTGGGGATCGCCCCGGAGACGGTCGTGGCCCTTTACTCGGGAAATATGGGGGAGAAGCAAGGGCTGGAGCTTTTGGTGGAGGCGGCCCGGCGGTTGCGGAACCGGTCAGAAATTGTGTTTGTGCTGGCCGGTGCGGGGGTTGCCCGCGCCCGGCTGGAAGTCCAGGGAAAGGATTTACCCAATCTTCGATGGTTGCCGTTGCAGCCTGCCGAGCGGTTGAACGAATGGCTCAATTTAGCGGATATTCACTTATTGCCCCAGCGCGCCGATGCGGCTGATCTGGTGATGCCTTCCAAATTGACGGGGATGCTGGCCAGTGGCCGGCCTGTGGTGGCCACGGCGCGGCTGGAGACTCAAATTGGGCAAGTGGTTGCGGGCTGTGGGCAGTTGGTGGCGCCGGGAGATGTGGAGGGCTTGGCGGAAGCCATTTATCAAATGGCGCGGAACCCCGGTCGGCGGCTTAAGCTCGGTCAACAGGCACGGCGTTATGCGGTGGAGCACTGTGATTATGAGCGCGTGATGTTGGATTTTGAAAAAAACCTGGGAAGTTTATTATAA
- a CDS encoding polysaccharide biosynthesis/export family protein → MMTTNRNRFADTGLRMSSRKRLSKGCRRILCFLIIGLLAACGASTPSREATSPLPESTTSTHSSLSPQAVEEKNGYRIGPSDLLQIDVFQVPELSRAVRVSAEGVISLPLIGAIQVNNLTSQELEDLLGKRLREKYLQDPQVSVFIEEYVSQRVTVEGAVEKPGIYPIQGRTTLLQALASAEGVNKVADLEGIKLFRPTGNNTKQILYYNIEAIREGVVPDPKIYADDIIVVEESGTKVFFDELSNYVRFFANPFIFF, encoded by the coding sequence ATGATGACAACCAACAGGAACCGTTTTGCGGATACCGGTTTAAGAATGTCCAGCCGGAAGAGATTAAGCAAAGGATGCAGGCGTATTCTTTGCTTTTTGATTATCGGACTTTTAGCGGCTTGCGGTGCTAGCACTCCTTCCCGGGAAGCAACAAGTCCACTCCCGGAATCCACGACGAGCACACATTCCAGTTTATCGCCACAAGCGGTGGAGGAAAAGAATGGTTATCGCATTGGTCCTTCAGATTTGCTCCAGATCGATGTCTTTCAAGTGCCGGAGCTTTCCCGGGCGGTGCGGGTTAGTGCCGAGGGAGTCATTTCCTTACCGCTCATCGGTGCGATACAGGTAAATAATTTGACCAGCCAGGAACTGGAAGATCTCTTGGGTAAGCGGTTAAGAGAGAAATATTTGCAGGACCCTCAGGTGAGTGTTTTTATTGAGGAGTATGTTAGCCAGCGGGTGACGGTGGAGGGCGCTGTTGAAAAGCCAGGGATTTATCCCATTCAAGGACGAACCACATTATTGCAAGCGCTTGCCTCCGCTGAGGGGGTCAACAAGGTGGCCGATCTAGAAGGGATAAAGCTGTTCCGTCCTACCGGCAATAACACTAAACAAATTTTATATTACAATATCGAGGCTATTCGAGAAGGGGTTGTGCCGGACCCGAAAATTTATGCGGACGATATCATCGTGGTCGAGGAGTCTGGCACTAAGGTGTTTTTCGACGAACTTTCTAATTATGTCCGCTTTTTTGCGAACCCGTTTATATTTTTCTAA
- a CDS encoding TolC family protein: MFKPIFLTLLFGARKKRNSPRFFFQGVVTGGLFIFSIAALAEVKPPFLEGPEARFSESRLDKSGMDGGGASQGYSPAVSTPSQQSGKEYAASPGEESLEKRLSLQDAIKTALRDNPGLAEMRARAEAMAAIPSQVGSLPDPVISFNTLNLPVDTFDRSQEAMTQLQIGISQAFPFPGKLGLRRSAAEYEAAAAGNDVHEVRLLLIRDVKQTWWNLFYLDQALETVKRNQALMRQFVEIAQTKYRVGQGLQQEVLLAQVELSKLLDLEVQLTALRRTSEARLNALLNWPTTRPLRLPVEVETKLQPLALEETWQRQAEKNRPLLAAEQHRIEAARERRDLAKKDYYPDFKLGTAYGFRSGNDPLRGGARADFASVMFSMTVPLYAGSKQAKAVDQRSSEVLQQIYSLQDRRQQVRREISTALANYQQAREQFLLFKTGIIPQARQTVASMLAGYQVNKVDFLNLVNAQITLYNFETQYWKVLAEAHQALAALSAATGEEETK, translated from the coding sequence ATGTTTAAACCTATCTTTTTGACTCTTTTATTCGGAGCGAGAAAGAAGAGAAATAGTCCGCGGTTTTTTTTTCAGGGTGTAGTGACCGGTGGATTATTTATCTTTTCAATAGCGGCTTTGGCGGAAGTCAAACCGCCTTTTCTAGAGGGGCCAGAGGCTCGGTTTTCGGAAAGCCGCTTAGATAAGAGCGGGATGGATGGAGGAGGCGCATCCCAAGGTTATTCCCCGGCTGTTTCGACTCCCTCCCAGCAAAGTGGTAAAGAATATGCTGCCAGCCCTGGGGAGGAATCGCTAGAGAAGCGGTTGAGTTTGCAAGACGCCATAAAGACGGCGCTTCGGGATAATCCAGGTTTGGCGGAGATGCGGGCCCGGGCTGAAGCCATGGCCGCTATTCCCTCTCAGGTGGGCTCCCTGCCTGATCCAGTGATTAGTTTCAATACCTTGAATCTTCCTGTGGATACCTTTGACCGTAGCCAGGAGGCCATGACCCAGTTGCAAATTGGAATCAGCCAGGCGTTTCCTTTCCCCGGTAAGCTGGGGTTGCGGCGGAGCGCGGCGGAATATGAGGCCGCGGCTGCCGGCAATGATGTGCACGAGGTGCGGTTGCTGCTGATTCGGGACGTTAAGCAGACCTGGTGGAATCTGTTTTATTTGGACCAAGCCTTGGAAACCGTGAAGCGTAATCAAGCATTGATGCGCCAGTTCGTGGAAATCGCTCAAACTAAATACCGGGTCGGGCAGGGCCTGCAACAGGAGGTCTTGTTAGCCCAGGTGGAATTGTCCAAGCTGCTGGATCTGGAAGTTCAGCTTACGGCGCTGCGTCGCACGAGCGAGGCTCGGTTAAATGCTTTGCTGAACTGGCCGACAACGCGCCCGCTGCGCCTCCCCGTTGAGGTGGAGACGAAGTTACAGCCTCTGGCGCTGGAGGAGACTTGGCAACGCCAGGCGGAAAAAAATCGGCCTTTGCTAGCGGCCGAGCAACACCGGATTGAAGCCGCCCGCGAGCGGCGGGATTTAGCCAAAAAAGATTACTACCCGGACTTCAAGCTGGGCACGGCCTACGGCTTTCGCAGTGGAAATGATCCCTTGCGCGGGGGGGCCCGCGCCGATTTTGCCTCCGTCATGTTCAGCATGACGGTGCCTCTTTATGCCGGTAGTAAGCAGGCCAAGGCCGTGGATCAGCGTTCCAGCGAGGTGCTCCAGCAAATCTATTCCCTTCAGGATAGACGCCAGCAAGTGCGTCGGGAAATCTCCACCGCGCTGGCCAATTACCAACAGGCCCGGGAGCAGTTTCTTCTGTTCAAGACCGGAATCATCCCCCAGGCACGGCAAACGGTTGCCTCTATGTTGGCAGGCTATCAGGTGAACAAGGTGGATTTTTTGAATCTAGTGAATGCCCAGATTACCCTTTACAACTTTGAAACCCAGTACTGGAAAGTGCTGGCGGAAGCCCACCAAGCCTTGGCGGCTTTGAGCGCCGCTACTGGCGAGGAAGAGACGAAATGA
- a CDS encoding efflux RND transporter periplasmic adaptor subunit, with protein sequence MSKQTAMVIVLAFLIALAIGVGGGYWYATYWAPKTAAPVSETPAKKPLFYRSPMNPEITSPVPAKDAMGMDYVPVYADEEGSGKAPAGTVKIDPVIVQNIGVRTTTAERRTLTRTIRAVGRVDYNEELLARLHPKIEGWVEKLFVDKTGAKVQKDEMLLSLYSPQLVATQQEYLLALRNRETLEMSPYPDIRQGAEELVQSTRERLQLLDVPEHQIRELEQAEKIYKNLHIHSPFHGVVLQIGVREGQYVTPQTELYTLADLCQVWVYVDIYEYELPWVQAGDEAEMRVTAIPGQVFHGTVAYIYPYLEKQTRTVQLRLEFDNSDLLLKPEMFANVTIHASKQVDAVVVPEAAIVRSGTREQVFVVRGPGKFEPREVKVGVSAEGFTEILAGLKPGEKVVTSSQFLIDSESKLREATAKMKEPKLGAINAEKQEEDAGKHKQRITPKGSPAKDNHTPHTHSAPEEVR encoded by the coding sequence ATGAGTAAACAGACTGCTATGGTTATTGTTCTGGCCTTTTTAATCGCTCTAGCGATAGGGGTGGGCGGTGGTTATTGGTATGCCACTTATTGGGCACCGAAGACGGCAGCGCCGGTTTCGGAAACTCCTGCTAAAAAGCCCCTCTTTTACCGTTCTCCCATGAATCCGGAAATCACCTCGCCGGTTCCCGCCAAGGATGCCATGGGGATGGATTACGTTCCCGTTTACGCAGACGAGGAAGGGAGCGGCAAAGCGCCTGCGGGTACGGTGAAAATCGACCCGGTTATTGTACAGAATATTGGGGTGCGGACTACCACGGCGGAGCGCCGCACCCTGACCCGTACGATACGGGCGGTGGGGCGGGTCGATTACAATGAAGAACTCCTGGCGCGGCTTCATCCCAAAATCGAGGGCTGGGTGGAGAAGCTGTTTGTCGACAAAACGGGCGCCAAGGTACAGAAAGATGAGATGTTGCTCAGTCTCTATTCACCGCAATTGGTAGCCACTCAGCAAGAATATCTCCTCGCCCTGCGCAACCGGGAAACACTTGAAATGAGCCCCTATCCAGATATTCGGCAAGGGGCGGAAGAATTGGTCCAGAGCACCCGGGAGCGGCTGCAATTATTGGATGTGCCGGAACATCAGATCCGCGAGTTGGAACAGGCCGAAAAAATTTATAAGAATCTGCATATCCATTCTCCTTTTCATGGGGTTGTGCTCCAAATTGGTGTTCGTGAAGGCCAATATGTGACCCCCCAAACGGAGCTCTATACCTTGGCCGATCTTTGTCAAGTGTGGGTTTATGTGGACATTTATGAGTATGAACTGCCTTGGGTCCAGGCCGGCGATGAAGCCGAGATGCGCGTTACTGCCATTCCCGGCCAAGTTTTTCACGGTACGGTCGCTTATATTTATCCCTATCTGGAGAAACAAACCCGCACTGTTCAATTGCGTCTGGAATTTGATAATTCTGATCTCTTGTTGAAGCCGGAGATGTTCGCCAATGTGACCATTCATGCCAGCAAGCAGGTGGACGCAGTGGTGGTGCCGGAGGCAGCCATTGTCCGCTCCGGCACCCGGGAGCAGGTGTTCGTCGTGCGTGGGCCCGGCAAATTTGAACCTCGGGAGGTGAAGGTGGGGGTCTCAGCCGAGGGTTTCACCGAAATTTTGGCGGGACTCAAACCTGGCGAGAAGGTGGTGACCTCAAGCCAGTTTCTCATCGACTCCGAGTCCAAGCTGCGGGAGGCTACCGCCAAAATGAAAGAACCCAAATTAGGGGCGATAAACGCTGAAAAACAGGAAGAGGATGCCGGCAAACATAAACAGAGGATAACGCCTAAGGGGAGTCCTGCCAAGGATAATCATACCCCCCACACCCATTCAGCCCCTGAGGAGGTAAGATGA